One Spiribacter halobius DNA segment encodes these proteins:
- the ubiA gene encoding 4-hydroxybenzoate octaprenyltransferase, whose translation MAVTADRLTDRLADYARLTRLDRPIGNFLLLWPMLWALWLAAEGPPRPLVLAVFVAGVVVMRAAGCVINDYADRHFDRHVKRTRDRPLTTGRVSEREALSLFVLLCLVAFGLVTLMNPLTVALSLGGVALAATYPFMKRYTHLPQVHLGAAFGWAIPMGFAAQTNSVPPLAWLVFTAAVVWATIYDTQYAMVDRDDDLKIGIKSTAILFGEHDRLMIAVLQGLMTLTLIAIGVRADLGPAYFGALVPATMLFAWQQWLIRDRSRDGCFRAFLNNNVYGGVVFIGILLHYLYAA comes from the coding sequence ATGGCCGTGACCGCTGACCGCCTCACCGACCGTCTCGCCGACTACGCGCGGCTGACCCGCCTGGACCGGCCCATCGGCAACTTCCTGCTGCTCTGGCCCATGCTCTGGGCGCTGTGGCTCGCCGCCGAAGGGCCGCCACGGCCGTTGGTGCTGGCGGTGTTCGTGGCCGGCGTCGTCGTCATGCGTGCCGCCGGCTGCGTGATCAACGACTACGCGGACCGCCACTTCGACCGCCACGTCAAGCGCACCCGGGACCGCCCGCTCACCACGGGGCGCGTCAGCGAGCGGGAGGCGCTGTCGCTGTTCGTGCTGCTGTGCCTGGTGGCCTTCGGGCTGGTGACACTCATGAATCCCCTGACCGTGGCCCTGTCCCTCGGCGGAGTGGCGCTGGCCGCGACCTACCCGTTCATGAAGCGCTACACCCATCTGCCCCAGGTCCACCTGGGCGCGGCCTTCGGCTGGGCGATTCCCATGGGGTTCGCTGCTCAGACCAACAGCGTGCCCCCGCTCGCCTGGCTGGTGTTCACCGCCGCCGTGGTCTGGGCGACGATCTACGACACCCAGTACGCCATGGTCGACCGCGACGACGATCTGAAGATCGGTATCAAGTCCACGGCGATCCTGTTCGGCGAACACGACCGGCTGATGATCGCCGTGCTGCAGGGGCTGATGACGCTGACCCTCATCGCCATCGGCGTGCGTGCCGATCTCGGTCCCGCCTACTTCGGCGCCCTGGTGCCGGCGACGATGCTGTTCGCCTGGCAGCAATGGCTCATTCGCGACCGCAGCCGCGACGGCTGCTTCCGAGCCTTCCTGAACAACAACGTCTACGGCGGCGTCGTGTTCATCGGGATTCTGCTGCATTACCTGTACGCCGCCTGA
- a CDS encoding RidA family protein — MRTTIQTDQAPAAIGPYSQGVRVGDLVFLSGQIPLDPITMSLAGEDVDTQTRRVFDNLEAVCQAAGGGLDDIVKLSIFLTDLGHFATVNGIMAEYFAEPYPARAAIGVAALPKGAMVEVEAIMSLAGRD, encoded by the coding sequence GTGCGCACGACCATTCAGACCGACCAGGCCCCCGCAGCCATCGGACCCTACTCGCAGGGCGTTCGGGTGGGCGATCTGGTGTTCCTGTCGGGGCAGATCCCGCTCGACCCGATCACCATGAGCCTGGCGGGGGAGGACGTCGACACCCAGACCCGGCGGGTGTTCGACAACCTCGAGGCCGTCTGTCAGGCGGCGGGCGGGGGGCTGGACGATATCGTCAAGCTCAGCATCTTCCTCACCGACCTCGGCCACTTCGCCACGGTCAACGGGATCATGGCCGAGTACTTCGCCGAGCCCTATCCGGCGCGGGCGGCGATTGGCGTCGCGGCCCTGCCGAAGGGGGCCATGGTCGAGGTGGAGGCCATCATGAGCCTCGCCGGTCGCGACTGA
- a CDS encoding methyltransferase domain-containing protein, producing MSQREEPFALDVRAQRRGLAAAVESHEGAAVLQREVTARLLERLDFIRLDPADILELGCGPGGNTRALRRRYPKARQVGLELVPGMARAARRRSPWRRRLQAVSAGYEQLPFAGDSFDLVFSSLALHRSRDLRTTVRELQRILRPGGVLMFATYGPDTLDELRAAWAAADPHVHVQRFVDMHDIGDALVGARLADPVMDMEHFTLTYPNLRGLVADLRALGERNVLRGRNPGLTTPRRWRRMEAAYEMRRDADGRLPATWEIAYGHAWGTDAQPQTHGPEGEVRVALGGVSIPRRGRGDGPRTEPGARGGGR from the coding sequence ATGAGCCAGCGTGAAGAGCCTTTTGCCCTGGATGTGAGGGCCCAGCGGCGCGGGCTTGCCGCTGCCGTGGAGAGCCATGAGGGCGCGGCCGTGCTGCAGCGCGAGGTCACCGCCCGGCTGCTCGAGCGCCTGGATTTCATCCGGCTGGACCCCGCCGACATCCTCGAGCTCGGCTGCGGCCCCGGGGGCAACACACGCGCCCTGCGCCGGCGCTATCCGAAGGCGCGGCAGGTGGGCCTGGAGCTGGTGCCGGGAATGGCGCGCGCGGCGCGGCGGCGCTCGCCCTGGCGGCGGCGCCTGCAGGCCGTGAGCGCCGGCTACGAGCAGCTCCCCTTTGCCGGCGACAGCTTCGATCTGGTGTTCTCCAGCCTGGCGCTGCATCGCTCCCGGGATCTGCGGACGACCGTGCGGGAGCTGCAGCGCATCCTCCGCCCCGGGGGCGTGCTCATGTTCGCCACCTATGGCCCGGATACGCTGGACGAGCTGCGCGCGGCGTGGGCGGCCGCGGACCCGCACGTGCACGTGCAGCGATTCGTGGACATGCACGACATCGGTGACGCCCTGGTGGGGGCACGGCTGGCCGATCCGGTGATGGACATGGAGCATTTCACCCTGACCTACCCGAACCTGCGCGGCCTTGTCGCCGATCTGCGCGCGCTCGGCGAGCGCAACGTCCTGCGCGGGCGCAATCCGGGGCTGACCACACCGCGGCGCTGGCGCCGCATGGAGGCGGCCTACGAGATGCGGCGCGACGCCGACGGCCGCCTCCCGGCGACCTGGGAGATCGCCTACGGACATGCCTGGGGCACGGATGCGCAGCCGCAAACCCACGGTCCCGAGGGCGAGGTCCGCGTCGCCCTGGGAGGGGTCAGCATCCCGCGCCGGGGCCGCGGAGACGGCCCGCGAACGGAACCGGGCGCCCGCGGTGGCGGTCGGTAG
- the spoT gene encoding bifunctional GTP diphosphokinase/guanosine-3',5'-bis pyrophosphate 3'-pyrophosphohydrolase has product MASGDAVVTRGSTGIEPSSRAADLCSLLEDYLDPHQVQKVYQAYQFGAAAHEGQRRLSGEPYITHPLAVAKLLAEMRMDTESLCAAILHDVIEDTPTAKAEIAERFGEEVAQLVDGVSKLTQINFRSKAEAQAENFRKMVLAMSQDIRVILIKLADRLHNMRTIWVMPPNKRWRIARETLEIYAPIAQRLGINTLRVELEDLGFAALYPMRYRVLKEKVRRQRGSRKELLGKVRSALEQRLEEAGIQAHVIGREKHLWSIYQKMRAKHASFQDIFDVYGFRVIVADVDTCYRVLGQLHGLYKPLPGRIKDYIAIPKANGYQSLHTTLLGPRRIRVEVQIRTAEMDKVAEAGIAAHWLYKDSETASSVAQARAREWVRGLMEMQKSAGNSLEFIEHVKIDLLPDEVYVFTPSGDIMELPKGATVVDFAYAVHSDIGDSCIAAMVDHRLAPLRTPLETGQTVEIITAPVARPNPAWLDFVVTAKARAAIRHSLKRLRGEEAVALGRRLVAQALEAMALRLEDVGGEQVERALEALGAESLEQVFEQVGLGQRMPWLVAQRLSGATAVSAEQPGDGGPGPLTIRGSEGAVVTFARCCRPIPGDPIVGFASAGRGVVIHHQACHNIREYRNHPEKWLDVQWDAAAAGEYPAAIAVDVVNRRGVLADVAAAVSDLDSNIEAVEIEEKEGMIATIRITLSVRNRAHLARIMRRLRGLSAVLRINRRRG; this is encoded by the coding sequence ATGGCGAGCGGCGATGCGGTAGTCACCCGGGGGAGCACCGGCATCGAGCCCTCGTCGCGGGCGGCGGATCTCTGTTCCCTGCTCGAGGACTACCTGGACCCGCATCAGGTCCAGAAGGTCTATCAGGCCTACCAGTTCGGCGCCGCGGCCCATGAGGGGCAGCGGCGCCTGTCGGGCGAGCCCTACATTACGCACCCGCTGGCGGTGGCCAAGCTTCTCGCCGAGATGCGCATGGACACGGAGAGCCTGTGCGCGGCCATTCTGCACGACGTCATCGAGGACACCCCCACCGCCAAGGCGGAGATCGCCGAGCGCTTCGGCGAGGAGGTAGCCCAGCTCGTCGACGGCGTCTCCAAGCTCACCCAGATCAACTTCCGCAGTAAGGCGGAGGCGCAGGCGGAGAACTTCCGCAAGATGGTGCTCGCGATGTCCCAGGACATCCGCGTCATCCTGATCAAGCTCGCCGACCGCCTGCACAACATGCGCACCATCTGGGTGATGCCGCCGAACAAGCGCTGGCGCATTGCCCGCGAGACGCTGGAGATCTACGCCCCCATCGCCCAGCGCCTCGGCATCAACACCCTGCGCGTTGAGCTGGAGGATCTCGGCTTCGCCGCGCTCTATCCGATGCGCTACCGGGTGCTGAAGGAGAAGGTCCGGCGCCAGCGCGGCTCGCGCAAGGAGCTGCTCGGCAAGGTGCGCAGCGCGCTGGAGCAGCGCCTCGAGGAGGCCGGGATCCAGGCCCACGTCATCGGCCGCGAGAAGCACCTCTGGAGCATCTACCAGAAGATGCGCGCCAAGCACGCGAGCTTCCAGGACATCTTCGATGTCTATGGCTTCCGTGTGATCGTCGCGGACGTGGATACCTGCTACCGGGTGCTCGGCCAGCTGCACGGGCTCTACAAGCCGCTGCCCGGGCGCATCAAGGACTACATCGCCATCCCCAAGGCGAACGGCTACCAGAGCCTGCACACCACGCTGCTCGGCCCCCGCCGGATCCGGGTCGAGGTCCAGATCCGGACCGCCGAGATGGACAAGGTGGCCGAGGCCGGCATCGCCGCCCACTGGCTATACAAGGATTCCGAGACCGCCAGCAGCGTCGCCCAGGCCCGGGCACGGGAGTGGGTGCGCGGGCTCATGGAGATGCAGAAGAGCGCCGGCAACTCGCTCGAGTTCATCGAGCACGTCAAGATCGACCTGCTGCCGGACGAGGTCTACGTGTTCACCCCGAGCGGCGACATCATGGAGCTGCCCAAGGGGGCCACGGTGGTGGACTTTGCCTATGCCGTGCACTCGGACATCGGCGACTCCTGCATCGCCGCCATGGTGGACCACCGCCTCGCGCCCCTGCGCACCCCCCTCGAGACCGGGCAGACCGTGGAGATCATCACCGCCCCGGTGGCGCGGCCCAATCCGGCCTGGCTGGATTTCGTGGTCACCGCCAAGGCCCGCGCCGCCATTCGCCACAGCCTCAAGCGCCTGCGCGGCGAGGAGGCCGTAGCCCTCGGCCGGCGGCTGGTGGCCCAGGCGCTGGAGGCCATGGCGCTGCGCCTGGAGGACGTGGGCGGCGAGCAGGTGGAGCGCGCGCTGGAGGCGCTCGGGGCGGAGAGTCTGGAGCAGGTGTTCGAACAGGTGGGGCTCGGCCAGCGCATGCCCTGGCTGGTGGCCCAGCGCCTCTCCGGGGCCACCGCGGTGAGCGCCGAGCAGCCGGGAGACGGCGGCCCGGGCCCGCTCACCATCCGCGGCTCCGAGGGCGCGGTGGTGACCTTCGCCCGCTGCTGCCGGCCGATCCCCGGCGACCCGATCGTCGGCTTCGCCAGCGCCGGGCGCGGCGTGGTGATCCACCATCAGGCCTGCCACAACATCCGCGAGTACCGGAATCACCCCGAGAAATGGCTGGACGTGCAGTGGGATGCCGCCGCCGCCGGCGAGTACCCGGCGGCGATCGCCGTGGACGTGGTCAACCGTCGCGGGGTGCTGGCTGACGTCGCGGCCGCGGTGTCGGACCTGGACTCGAACATCGAGGCGGTGGAGATCGAGGAGAAGGAAGGGATGATCGCCACCATCCGGATCACCCTCAGCGTCCGCAACCGCGCCCACCTCGCCCGCATCATGCGCCGCCTGCGCGGGCTCTCGGCGGTGCTCCGGATCAACCGCCGGCGCGGCTGA
- a CDS encoding ComF family protein yields MLRLRSRRGPRWRRYGPGDRWPFLLLAGHCRLCAGPAPGPEICAGCRAELPWLGPACRTCALPLVAESLQCGRCQRRPPPITRSHALWHYAGQVATLIRAFKFHGDLAAGRLLADLAAQTLAERVPPPAVLVPMPLHPARRRERGFDQALELARRLGPPVAADLVRRTRNTAAQSGLDAGARRRNVRGAFAVTDRPLPPAITLVDDVLTTGASARELARALLAKGVERVDLMVLARA; encoded by the coding sequence ATGCTTCGACTTCGCAGTCGACGCGGGCCCCGGTGGCGTCGCTACGGGCCCGGCGACCGCTGGCCCTTCCTGCTGCTGGCGGGCCATTGCCGCCTCTGTGCCGGGCCGGCGCCGGGGCCGGAGATCTGTGCCGGCTGCCGGGCGGAGCTGCCCTGGCTCGGCCCGGCGTGCCGGACCTGCGCCCTGCCGCTCGTCGCTGAGTCCCTGCAGTGCGGGCGCTGCCAGCGGCGGCCGCCGCCGATCACCCGCAGCCATGCTCTGTGGCATTACGCCGGTCAGGTCGCCACGCTGATCCGCGCCTTCAAGTTCCATGGCGACCTGGCCGCCGGCCGACTCCTCGCCGATCTGGCCGCGCAGACCCTGGCGGAGCGCGTGCCGCCGCCCGCCGTACTGGTGCCGATGCCACTGCATCCCGCGCGGCGCCGGGAGCGCGGCTTCGACCAGGCACTGGAGCTCGCCCGCAGGCTGGGCCCGCCCGTGGCGGCGGACCTCGTCCGCCGTACGCGCAACACCGCCGCCCAGAGCGGCCTCGACGCCGGCGCCCGCCGCCGCAACGTCCGTGGCGCCTTCGCCGTCACCGACCGCCCGCTGCCGCCGGCGATCACCCTCGTGGACGACGTCCTCACCACCGGCGCCAGCGCCCGCGAGCTGGCCCGCGCCCTGCTCGCCAAGGGCGTCGAACGCGTCGACCTGATGGTGCTGGCGAGGGCGTAA
- the recG gene encoding ATP-dependent DNA helicase RecG, translating to MAVARDGTPLERLPGIGPRLGERLGRLGITRVEDLPFHLPLRYEDRSRCVRLGELRPGESVLAEGEITAAEVVAGRRRRLVCRLADGSGSLELVFFHFFGAHRQRLTRGARVRVFGEVRPGPVMLQMVHPEWEVVAADAPPPAGGLTPCYPATEGVTQQQLRRAVTGALESAEAVRDWLPSALVQRQQLPDLATALATVHAPPIEADTRALLEGRHPAVRRLAFEELLAHRLSLLRLRRAHQAARPAPVLAGGEDRHAALLQRLGFALTDAQSRVRREIAADLASEQPTLRLVQGDVGSGKTVVAALAALTAVASGHQAAVMAPTELLAEQHFRNFRDWLEPLGVRVAWVSGRLSAARRRETLAALAEGEAQVVIGTHALFQEGVRFARLGLVVVDEQHRFGVHQRLALRDKGDDGRTQPHQLVMTATPIPRTLAMTAYADLDVSVIDELPPGRQPVTTVAIPDSRRAEVVERVRAACAEGRQAYWVCTLVESSELLEAEAAEATAERLRESLPELRVGLVHGRVKASDKEAVMAAFEAGELDLLVATTVIEVGVNVPNASLMIIENPERLGLAQLHQLRGRVGRGDAQSSCVLLYHGPLTETARARLGVLRESNDGFRIARRDLELRGPGELLGTRQTGALEYRIADLHRDADLIDAVQAEADALLDDYPEAAAALIRRWVGEGERYAQV from the coding sequence ATGGCGGTGGCCAGGGACGGCACGCCCCTCGAGCGGCTCCCCGGCATCGGGCCCCGGCTCGGCGAACGGCTCGGCCGACTGGGGATCACCCGGGTCGAGGACCTGCCGTTCCATCTCCCCCTGCGCTATGAGGACCGCTCCCGCTGCGTGCGCCTCGGTGAGCTGCGTCCGGGCGAGAGCGTGCTCGCGGAGGGCGAGATCACCGCGGCCGAGGTCGTGGCCGGCCGGCGGCGTCGGCTGGTGTGCCGACTTGCCGACGGCAGCGGGTCGCTGGAGCTGGTGTTCTTCCACTTCTTCGGCGCCCACCGCCAGCGGCTGACCCGGGGCGCCCGGGTACGGGTGTTCGGCGAGGTCCGTCCCGGTCCGGTGATGCTGCAGATGGTGCACCCCGAGTGGGAGGTCGTGGCGGCGGACGCGCCGCCGCCGGCTGGCGGCCTCACGCCCTGCTATCCGGCCACCGAGGGCGTTACCCAGCAGCAGCTGCGGCGGGCCGTGACAGGCGCCCTGGAGAGCGCGGAGGCGGTCCGGGACTGGCTGCCTTCGGCCCTCGTCCAGCGCCAGCAGCTACCGGACCTCGCCACCGCGCTGGCCACCGTGCACGCGCCGCCGATCGAGGCGGACACGCGGGCGCTGCTCGAGGGCCGTCACCCGGCGGTCCGCCGGCTCGCCTTCGAGGAGCTGCTCGCCCACCGCCTCAGCCTGCTGCGCCTGCGCCGGGCCCACCAGGCCGCCCGCCCGGCGCCGGTGCTGGCCGGCGGTGAGGACCGCCACGCCGCACTGCTCCAGCGGCTGGGCTTCGCGCTCACCGACGCCCAGTCCCGGGTCCGGCGCGAGATCGCCGCCGACCTGGCGAGCGAGCAGCCGACGCTGCGCCTGGTACAGGGAGATGTCGGCTCCGGCAAGACCGTGGTCGCGGCGCTGGCTGCCCTCACCGCCGTCGCGAGCGGGCACCAGGCCGCGGTGATGGCGCCGACGGAGCTGCTCGCCGAACAGCACTTCCGCAACTTCCGCGACTGGCTGGAGCCGCTTGGGGTGCGCGTGGCCTGGGTGAGCGGGCGACTGTCCGCGGCGCGCCGGCGCGAGACCCTGGCCGCGCTGGCCGAGGGTGAGGCCCAGGTGGTGATCGGCACCCACGCCCTGTTCCAGGAGGGCGTTCGCTTTGCCCGGCTGGGGCTGGTGGTGGTGGACGAGCAGCACCGCTTCGGCGTGCACCAGCGCCTCGCCCTGCGGGACAAGGGCGATGACGGCCGCACCCAGCCCCACCAGCTGGTGATGACCGCAACCCCCATTCCGCGCACCCTGGCGATGACGGCCTATGCGGATCTGGACGTGTCCGTCATCGACGAGCTGCCGCCGGGCCGCCAGCCGGTGACCACGGTGGCAATCCCGGACAGCCGGCGGGCGGAGGTGGTGGAGCGCGTGCGCGCCGCCTGCGCCGAGGGGCGGCAGGCGTACTGGGTGTGCACGCTGGTGGAAAGCTCCGAGCTGCTGGAAGCCGAGGCTGCGGAGGCGACCGCGGAGCGTCTGCGCGAGAGCCTGCCGGAGCTGCGGGTGGGCCTGGTGCACGGCCGTGTGAAGGCCTCGGACAAGGAGGCGGTGATGGCCGCCTTCGAGGCTGGCGAGCTGGATCTGCTGGTGGCGACGACGGTTATCGAGGTGGGTGTGAACGTGCCCAATGCCTCGCTGATGATCATCGAGAACCCCGAGCGCCTCGGCCTCGCCCAGTTGCACCAGCTGCGCGGTCGCGTCGGCCGTGGCGATGCGCAGAGCAGCTGCGTGCTGCTCTACCACGGCCCGCTCACCGAGACGGCCCGGGCGCGCCTCGGCGTGCTCCGGGAGAGCAACGACGGCTTCCGCATCGCCCGCCGCGACCTCGAGCTCCGCGGCCCTGGCGAGCTGCTCGGCACCCGCCAGACCGGCGCCCTGGAGTACCGCATCGCCGACCTCCACCGCGATGCGGACCTGATCGACGCCGTCCAGGCGGAGGCCGACGCCCTCCTGGACGACTACCCCGAGGCCGCCGCCGCCCTCATCCGCCGCTGGGTCGGCGAAGGTGAGCGCTACGCGCAGGTGTAG
- a CDS encoding IS110 family transposase codes for MCNVGVDIAAASFELVTRKAGRHSPSKRFEQTPQGHRHAIAHLQRLAPERIVLEATGVYFLDLALALHQAGLPVCVINPRAFKHFAELKLTGSKTDPIDAALLADYAECMHPPLWQPPRESALALRELGRQVNRLVGERTQAKNRLHALGAKQATPALVIDDEREGIAALDRRIERLRAAALELINADATLQAQFRALTAAVGVGEVSAITLIAELCTLPEQLKAKQVARHAGLDVRLNQSGTSVARPGRLSKAGNAYLRAALFMPAMVAIQNDPYAKAFYEALIARGKKRIQAICAVMRKYLTGIWACFKTQQPFDSSQLFSRNHMQKA; via the coding sequence ATGTGCAACGTCGGGGTCGATATCGCCGCTGCAAGCTTCGAGCTGGTCACGCGCAAGGCCGGGCGCCACAGCCCCTCGAAGCGCTTCGAGCAGACCCCGCAGGGCCATCGCCACGCCATCGCCCACCTCCAGCGCCTCGCCCCCGAGCGCATCGTGCTCGAGGCCACCGGCGTGTACTTCCTCGATCTCGCCCTCGCGCTGCACCAGGCGGGGCTGCCCGTGTGCGTGATCAACCCGCGCGCGTTCAAGCACTTCGCCGAGCTCAAGCTCACCGGCTCGAAGACCGATCCCATCGACGCCGCGCTGCTCGCCGACTACGCCGAGTGCATGCACCCGCCCCTGTGGCAGCCCCCGCGCGAGAGCGCCCTTGCCCTGCGCGAGCTCGGCCGCCAGGTCAACCGCCTCGTCGGCGAGCGCACCCAGGCGAAGAACCGCCTCCACGCCCTCGGCGCCAAGCAGGCCACGCCGGCGCTGGTCATCGACGACGAGCGCGAGGGCATCGCCGCGCTCGATCGGCGCATCGAGCGCCTGCGCGCCGCGGCACTCGAGCTGATCAACGCCGATGCCACCCTCCAGGCGCAGTTCCGCGCCCTCACCGCCGCCGTCGGCGTCGGCGAGGTCAGCGCCATCACGCTCATCGCCGAGCTCTGCACGCTGCCCGAGCAGCTCAAGGCCAAGCAGGTCGCCCGCCACGCCGGGCTCGACGTGCGCCTCAACCAATCCGGTACCAGCGTCGCCAGACCCGGACGGCTCAGCAAGGCCGGCAATGCCTACCTGCGCGCGGCGCTGTTCATGCCGGCCATGGTCGCCATCCAAAATGATCCCTACGCCAAGGCCTTCTACGAGGCGCTCATCGCCCGCGGCAAAAAGCGCATCCAGGCCATCTGCGCGGTCATGCGCAAGTACCTCACCGGCATCTGGGCCTGCTTCAAAACACAGCAGCCCTTCGATAGCAGCCAGCTGTTCAGCAGAAACCACATGCAGAAGGCTTGA
- a CDS encoding chorismate--pyruvate lyase family protein — protein MRERGARCWRPPTVPAGAPVPGPLRPWLNEPGSLTRRLRHLAGEDFSVRVCTERWGRPWLDERRRLGLEPRRRAWLREVVLGCGQQPWIVARSVMPEPTLRGPLRRLRGLGPRPLGSVLFGHYAVVRGPIELARLDEGDALAARAAGFGGEPGEWARRSVFRIGGRPLLVTEVFLPSLLEACRRWP, from the coding sequence TTGCGCGAACGGGGAGCCCGCTGCTGGCGGCCGCCGACGGTGCCGGCGGGGGCGCCGGTGCCGGGGCCGCTGCGACCCTGGCTGAACGAGCCCGGCTCACTGACCCGGCGGCTGCGACATCTGGCTGGCGAGGACTTCAGCGTCCGGGTCTGTACCGAGCGCTGGGGGAGGCCGTGGCTCGATGAGCGCCGGCGACTGGGGCTGGAGCCGCGGCGGCGAGCCTGGTTGCGGGAGGTGGTCCTGGGTTGCGGGCAGCAGCCCTGGATCGTGGCGCGCAGCGTGATGCCCGAGCCGACCCTGCGCGGGCCCTTGCGGCGGCTGCGCGGCCTCGGGCCGCGGCCACTCGGGAGCGTGCTGTTTGGGCATTATGCCGTGGTGCGCGGGCCCATCGAGCTGGCGCGGCTTGACGAGGGCGACGCCCTCGCCGCGCGGGCGGCCGGTTTTGGCGGCGAGCCGGGGGAGTGGGCGCGCCGCTCGGTGTTCCGTATCGGCGGCCGGCCGCTGCTGGTCACCGAGGTGTTTCTGCCGTCCCTGCTGGAGGCCTGTCGACGATGGCCGTGA
- the gmk gene encoding guanylate kinase, producing MTGTLYIVSAASGAGKTSLLRALVRDEPRLVVSVSHTTRAPRSGERDGVDYHFTDEPGFRALVAEGAFLEHAEVFGRCYGTTRAAVERELAAGRDVVLEIDWQGAQQVRARMPEAVSVFILPPSRAELERRLRGRGQDSETVIARRLQEAVAEMSHYDEYDYLVINDRFDQALEDLRAIVRGRRLRLEAQRERHSGVLRELLGARD from the coding sequence ATGACTGGCACGCTCTACATCGTCTCCGCCGCCTCCGGGGCGGGCAAGACCTCGCTGCTGCGCGCGCTGGTGCGTGACGAGCCGCGCCTGGTGGTGTCCGTCTCCCACACGACACGCGCGCCACGATCCGGCGAGCGGGACGGGGTGGACTACCATTTCACCGACGAGCCGGGCTTCCGCGCGCTGGTGGCCGAGGGTGCCTTCCTCGAGCATGCCGAGGTGTTTGGCCGCTGCTACGGTACGACCCGCGCGGCAGTCGAGCGCGAGCTCGCCGCCGGGCGTGACGTGGTGCTGGAGATCGACTGGCAGGGCGCGCAGCAGGTGCGCGCGCGCATGCCGGAGGCGGTTTCGGTGTTCATCCTTCCGCCGTCGCGGGCCGAGCTGGAGCGGCGCCTGCGCGGCCGCGGCCAGGACAGCGAGACGGTGATCGCCCGGCGGCTGCAGGAGGCGGTCGCGGAGATGAGCCACTACGACGAGTACGACTATCTCGTCATCAACGACCGTTTCGATCAGGCGCTGGAGGATCTGCGAGCCATCGTACGCGGCCGCCGGCTGCGGCTCGAGGCCCAGCGCGAGCGACATTCGGGGGTGCTTCGGGAGCTGCTCGGAGCCCGGGACTAG
- the rpoZ gene encoding DNA-directed RNA polymerase subunit omega has translation MARVTVEDCLETIDNRFELVLAATRRSRQIARGAQPFVDWENDKPTVVALREIADRHVTRDILRVEAEAAEALEALEESGEGDADAAIESPTASASPAGGDEGEPRE, from the coding sequence ATGGCGCGCGTTACGGTCGAAGACTGCCTCGAAACCATCGACAACCGCTTTGAGCTCGTGCTCGCGGCGACCCGCCGTTCCCGCCAGATCGCCCGCGGCGCCCAGCCGTTCGTCGACTGGGAGAACGACAAGCCCACCGTCGTCGCCCTGCGCGAGATCGCCGATCGCCATGTGACCCGGGACATCCTGCGCGTGGAGGCCGAGGCTGCCGAGGCGCTGGAAGCGCTCGAGGAGAGCGGCGAGGGCGATGCCGACGCGGCCATCGAGTCGCCTACGGCATCGGCCTCTCCCGCTGGCGGGGACGAGGGCGAGCCCCGCGAGTGA